The Solidesulfovibrio sp. sequence GGCCAGGTGCATGGCGGCGGTGCGCCGGCCGAGGAGCCTGGCCATCTCCCGGTAGAAATCGTCGGCCATGCCGGCCATGGACCGGGCCATGTCCCGGTCGCGGGCCTGGTCGCCGTTCCCGTCGCGCGGGGACGCGGGTGTGGCCCGACGCTGCTCGAAATAGCGCTCCAGGTGCTCCAGGGTGAAGGCCCGGGCGTCCCGTCCGCCGGCGACATACTCCTGGGCCGTGGCCACGACGATGGGCTCGCCCCGGCCCTTGGGCCGGTATTCGACCACCCCGGCCAGGCGCGGCACGTGGGGGAAGCCGCCCGGGCCGCGCAGATGGCGCAACAGTTCCGCCTCGGGATGGGGACCGGTGTCGAGGCCGGCGTAGAACTTGAAAAAAAGCCGCGACGCGTAGGTCATGATGATGTTGCGGTGGGCGTCCTCGGCAAGGGCCGCCTGCGCAGGGACGTCCGGCGGACAGCCGAGCGGGGGGGAACCGGGCTCGGGGGCCAGGGCCAGGGTGCCCTTGCGGCCGCGCAGCCGCTTGCCCGCCTCCAGGGCCCGGGGCCACCAGTCCCGCAGGGCCGGCAGGGCGAAGCCGTTTACCAGCACGCCCTCGCGCCCGCCGTGGAGGACCCGGGCCACCACGGCGGCCGGTTCGTCCCGCAAGGCCCGCGCGGCGGCCTCGCCCGTGACCAGGGCCAGGAGGCAGGGCGACAAGCCGGATTCGCCGCTGCCCCCGTGGACCTCGACCAGCAGCAGCCAGGCCGAAAGCCCCCGGGGGCCCACGGGAAGCGCGTCGAGGATGCCCAGGCGCCGGGTCCCCGGCTGCGGCGCGCCGGCCAGGCCCACGCGCCGGGCATGATCGGGCAGGATATCCTCGGCCAGGCGCTTTCGCGCGTCCGGGCCAAGCGCGGCGCGCAGTTCCTGGCCGAAACGCGCGACCGGCACGGCCGGCGCGGCCGGCGTCGCCTCGGCCCGCCCCCGTTCCAGGCGCAGCCAGTAGTACGCGTGCTGCCCGAGCGGCAGCACGAAGGCCGCCTCGGTCACGGCCGGAAAGCGCGTGCCCGAGACCACGTCCACCGGGACCGCGCCGGCGTGCTCGGCCAGATCCAGGCGGGCCACCTGGGAAAAACGCGACAGGTTGACCACCACCAGGATGGTTTCGCCGGCGTAGGCGCGGGTGAAGGCCAGGACCTTGCCGTTATCGAGGCCCACGAACCGCAAGTCGCCCCGGCAAAGGGCCGGCAGCCGCCGGCGCAACGCGATCACCCGGCGCATCCACCACAGGAAGGAGAACAGGTTGCCCTCCTGGTTCTCCACGTTGACGGCCTCGTAGTGGTACTGGGGATCGATGACCACGGGCAGGTAGAGGTTCTGGGGATTGGCCCGGGAAAAACCGGCGTTTTTGTCCGGGCTCCACTGCATGGGCGTGCGCACGCCGTCGCGGTCGCCGAGGCGGAAGTGGTCGCCCATGCCGATCTCGTCGCCGTAGTAGATGATGGGCGTGCCGGGAAAGGAAAAAAGGATGCAGTTGATCAGCTCCATGCGCCGGCGGCTGCCTTGCAAAAGCGGCGCCAGGCGGCGGCGGATGCCCAGGTTGATGCGGGCCTCGCGGTCCTTGGCGTAGACCCGGTACATGAAGTCGCGCTCCTCGTCGGAGACCATCTCCAGGGTCAGCTCGTCGTGGTTGCGCAAAAACATGGCCCACTGGCAGGTGGGCGGGATGGCCGGGGTCTGGTCCATGATGTCGAGGACGGGAAACCGGTCCTCCAGCATCAGGGCCATGAAGATGCGCGGCATCAGCGGGAAATGGTAGGCCATATGGCATTCGTCGCCGTCGCCGAAATAGGCCACGGCGTCCTCGGGCCACTGGTTGGCCTCGGCCAGCAGCAGGCGGTTGGGGAAGCGGGCGTCCACGTGGGCCCGCAGTTCCTTCAAAAAGGCGTGGGTCTCGGGCAGGTTCTCGCAGTTGGTGCCGTCGCGCTCGTAGAGGTAGGGCACGGCGTCCAGGCGCAGGCCGTCCACGCCGAGCGCCAGCCAGAAATCCATGACCCGCATGATCTCGCGGCGCACGCGCGGGTTGTCGTAGTTGAGGTCGGGCTGGTGGGCATAGAAGCGGTGCCAGTAGTAGGCCTTGGCCGCGTGGTCGTACGTCCAGTTGGACCGCTCGAAATCCTTGAAGATGATGCGGGCCTGGCCGTATTTGCCGGGGCTGTCGCTCCAGACGTAGTAGTCGCGCCAGGGCGAGCCCGGCGCGGCGGCCCGGGAACGGGCGAACCAGGGATGGGCGTCGGAGGTGTGGTTGACCACGAGTTCGGTGATGACCTTGAGGCCCCGCGCGTGAGCCTGGCGCAGGAACTCCTTGAAATCCTTGAGTGTCCCATAGTCGGGGTGGATGCCGTAATAGTCGGCGATGTCATAGCCGTCGTCGCGCAGGGGCGAGGGGTAAAAAGGCAAAAGCCACAGGGTGTCCACACCCAGGTCGGCCAGGTAGTCGAGCCTGGCGGTCAGGCCGGCGAAATCGCCGATCCCGTCGCCGTTGCCGTCCATGAAGGCTTTGACGTGGACCTCGTAGATGACCGCGTCCTTGTACCACAGCGGATCGTCGGCGGCCGCGCCAGGCGAGAAGACCATCGGCGCCCTCCTTTTTTCGGGTTCCTGCCTCCCGTATACGGCTTTTCGCAGTTTTTTCCAGCCGCCTCAGCGGGCCGCCACCACCACGTCCACCCGCGCCGCCCCGGCCCGGCGCAAGGCCCGGGCGGCGGTGTCCACCGTGGCCCCGGTGGTCATGACGTCGTCCACGAGCAGCACCGCCCGGCCGGCCACCAGGGCGGGGGCGGCGGCGAAGGCCCCGGCGATGTTGGCCTGGCGCGCGGCGCCGGGCAGGCTGCTTTGCGGCGTGGTGTGGCGGATGCGGGCCAGGGCGGCCGGGACCACCGGCCGGCCGAGCCGGGCCGCCAGGACCCGGGAAAGCTCCAGGCTCTGGTTGAAGCCCCGCCAGGCCAGGCGCCGGGGATGCAGCGGCACGGGGACAAGGAGGTCCGGCCCGGCCGGGTCCATGGCCCCCTCGCCCGTACGCGCCGCCGCGCGCAGGTAGGCCTCGGCGACAAGGCCGGCCAAGAGCCGGCCCTGGCCCAGGCGGCCGTGGAACTTGAACGCCAGCACCAACTGGCGCAAAAGCCCCTCGTAGGCCCCGTGGAAGGCGAACCCGTCCCAGGGCCGGCCCTGGCGGCGGCAATCGGGACAGACCAGCGGCGCGGCACTCGCCTGGGGGCCGAGCTCCCCGCAACGGGGACAGTGGCCGCCAAGGCGCGGGGCCAAGCGCGCGGCACAGGCCGGACAGAGGGGATGGGGCTGGTCCGTGTCGGGCAACAGCCCCGAACAGGCCTGGCAGCGGTCGCACAGCGACAGCAGTCCCCGGCCGAAAAAGCGGACCAGCCGGAGAAGCCGGCCCTCAGGCGCGCAGGCCACGGGCGGCCTCGCCGGCCAGGGCGGCGATACCGGCCAGGGCGGCGGCGTCGCCGGCCAGATCCCCCGGCGCGTCCAGGCCGCGGCCCAGCCACGACGAACCGAGCGCCCGGCCCAGGGGACGCAGGAAATACTTGAGCGTCAACAGCGCCCCCTCGAACAGCCGCTCGCCCCGGGGCCGGCCGGCCACGAGCAGGGCGTGGGCCGGCCCGGGCCCGGCGGGGACGGCGTCGCCGGCCAGGGCGTAGCGGCGCTGGGCCCGGTCGATGAAGGCCTTACACAGCGCCGGCAGGTGGTAGAAATAGATGGGCGCGGCAAAGACCGCGATTGAGGCCGTCTCGATGACGTCGAAAAGCGCCTCGGCCGCGTCGCCGTCACGGTCCAGCGGGCAGCGGTGCCCCGGCCCGGCGCAGGCCCCGCAGCCCCGGCACGGGGCCACCGCCTCCTCGCGAAGCCGGATCAGGCGCACGGCAATCCCCGCCCCGGCCAGCCCCTCGGCGAAGGCCAGGCCGGCCGTGTCGGAATTGCCCCCGGCCCGGGGGCCGCACAGGAACACGGCCGCCGGCCCGGGCCGCGTCACCGGGCGAACTCCGAAAAAAACGGATTGTGGCGCCGCTCGTCGCCGACGGTGGTGGCCGGGCCGTGGCCGCTGTAGACCACCGTGTCCGGCGGCAGGGCGAAGACGGCCTCCCGCACGGAACGCAGGAGCGTGTCGTAGTCGCCGCCGTCGAAATCCGTGCGGCCGATGGAGCGGTAGAAAAGCAGGTCCCCGACGAACACCAGGCCGGCCTGGGGGAAATAATAGGACAGGCTGCCCGGCGAATGCCCCGGCGTGGCCAGGACCCGGCACGGTTGGCCGAGGTAGGTCGCCTCGCCCGGCGCGATGGGCTCCCAGGCGAATGCGGGCACCCGGGGCAGGCCCATGAACCCGCCCCGGCCGAGTTCCGTGTCGAGCAGGAAGGCGTCGGCCGCCCCGGCGAGGACCGGAACGGCGAAGGCCCGGGCCAGCTCGCCCACGCCGTAGAGGTGGTCGCAGTGCAGGTGCGTGACCAGCACCGCTTCCAGGGAAAGTTTTTTTTCGGTCAAAAACGCTGCAACCGGGGCGGGATCGCCGCCGACATCCACCGCGACGGCCACGTTGCCGACGGTGGCCAGATAACAGTTCGTCTCCAGGGGGCCGAGGGGAAACGTCTTGATGTCCATGTCCGTCCTTCCTTGCGTACCCAGGCGTGGGTCCCTGCCGGATGGGGTGCCGTTTCGGGGCGGGCACTGTCAAGCCCCGGCCGGCCCGGGGGCCGCCCGCGCTTGTTTTCCCGACGGGTCAACGGTAGATGAAGGCCCCATGCAGCCAACAATCACGCCAGCTTCCCCGGACGGACCGCCCCTTGCCCAACGCGACCTCATCGCCGGCGAACAGTTCCTGCGGGAGGTCTTCTCCCGTTTCCTGAACTTCAAGACGCACAGCCTGTACTTTCCGCGCGCCGCGGACGACCCCGCCGCCGGCGGCTTCGGCCCGGATTTCTCCCAGGCCGTGCATCTGCCGGCCGAGCGCAAGGTGCTCATCCCGCTGGCCGAGGCCGGCCGGCTGCTGGGGGTTTTCGTGGCCCGGGGGGCGAATCTTTCCGCGCCGCGCACCCTGCTGCCGCTTTTGCCGCGCGTCGCCGCCATGGCCCTGGCCCAGGCGCGACTGGCCCGGGCCGTGGCGACCGACCCGCTCACGGGCCTGGCCCGGGGCGAGGAGCTCCTGCGGGCGCTTTCCCGCGAGGTCGAGCTGGTCCAGGACCGCATCCTGCCCGGCTCGTCCAGCCTGGTCGACCCGGGGTTGGCCGGGCCGCGCGGCGGCTTCGGGCTGGCCGTGGTCGACCTGGACTATTTCAGCCGGGTGTCCGGGCAGCACGGCTTTTTGGCCGCCGAGGCGGTCCTGGCCGAGGTCGGGGCGCTTTTCGGCCGGCTGTCCCCCCAGCAGGGGCTGGCCTCCCGGCTGCACGACGACCTGTTCGGCTTTTTTTTGCCCGGGGCCTCGGCGGCCCGCTGCCGCGAGGCGGCCGAAACCTTCGTGCGGGAGCTCTCGCGCCTGACCTTTCCCGTGGCGGCCACGGGCGAATCCTTTCGCTTAACGGCCAGCGCCGGCTGCGCCGCCTATCCCCAGGACATGCGCGGCGGCCAGTTCGTGGCCCCGCCGGCCGAGCAGGCCCGCATCCTGCTGCGCAAGGCCAAGAAAGCCCTGGCCGTGGCCAAGGACCTGGGCCGCGACCAGGCCATGGCCTGCCACCGCATCCTGGCCG is a genomic window containing:
- the treS gene encoding maltose alpha-D-glucosyltransferase, which translates into the protein MVFSPGAAADDPLWYKDAVIYEVHVKAFMDGNGDGIGDFAGLTARLDYLADLGVDTLWLLPFYPSPLRDDGYDIADYYGIHPDYGTLKDFKEFLRQAHARGLKVITELVVNHTSDAHPWFARSRAAAPGSPWRDYYVWSDSPGKYGQARIIFKDFERSNWTYDHAAKAYYWHRFYAHQPDLNYDNPRVRREIMRVMDFWLALGVDGLRLDAVPYLYERDGTNCENLPETHAFLKELRAHVDARFPNRLLLAEANQWPEDAVAYFGDGDECHMAYHFPLMPRIFMALMLEDRFPVLDIMDQTPAIPPTCQWAMFLRNHDELTLEMVSDEERDFMYRVYAKDREARINLGIRRRLAPLLQGSRRRMELINCILFSFPGTPIIYYGDEIGMGDHFRLGDRDGVRTPMQWSPDKNAGFSRANPQNLYLPVVIDPQYHYEAVNVENQEGNLFSFLWWMRRVIALRRRLPALCRGDLRFVGLDNGKVLAFTRAYAGETILVVVNLSRFSQVARLDLAEHAGAVPVDVVSGTRFPAVTEAAFVLPLGQHAYYWLRLERGRAEATPAAPAVPVARFGQELRAALGPDARKRLAEDILPDHARRVGLAGAPQPGTRRLGILDALPVGPRGLSAWLLLVEVHGGSGESGLSPCLLALVTGEAAARALRDEPAAVVARVLHGGREGVLVNGFALPALRDWWPRALEAGKRLRGRKGTLALAPEPGSPPLGCPPDVPAQAALAEDAHRNIIMTYASRLFFKFYAGLDTGPHPEAELLRHLRGPGGFPHVPRLAGVVEYRPKGRGEPIVVATAQEYVAGGRDARAFTLEHLERYFEQRRATPASPRDGNGDQARDRDMARSMAGMADDFYREMARLLGRRTAAMHLALARGEGALAPEPFTKLYQRSVYQSIRNTVRRATATLSRRLAGLPEALAADAAALVAAEKQSLDALAGLLGGVVDTVRIRIHGDYRLEQLLFTGKDFVIVDFEGDPGRTLGERRLTRCALRDVAGMFYSFYAVGEEGVGRYLAGHPEDAGRLGDWAFPWAESASRAFFGAYAAQMGESPVLPPRRDRLLLLKCFLLERAYDALGTALGGGPERIGAPLSCIRLVLALK
- a CDS encoding ComF family protein, whose protein sequence is MACAPEGRLLRLVRFFGRGLLSLCDRCQACSGLLPDTDQPHPLCPACAARLAPRLGGHCPRCGELGPQASAAPLVCPDCRRQGRPWDGFAFHGAYEGLLRQLVLAFKFHGRLGQGRLLAGLVAEAYLRAAARTGEGAMDPAGPDLLVPVPLHPRRLAWRGFNQSLELSRVLAARLGRPVVPAALARIRHTTPQSSLPGAARQANIAGAFAAAPALVAGRAVLLVDDVMTTGATVDTAARALRRAGAARVDVVVAAR
- a CDS encoding flavodoxin family protein, coding for MTRPGPAAVFLCGPRAGGNSDTAGLAFAEGLAGAGIAVRLIRLREEAVAPCRGCGACAGPGHRCPLDRDGDAAEALFDVIETASIAVFAAPIYFYHLPALCKAFIDRAQRRYALAGDAVPAGPGPAHALLVAGRPRGERLFEGALLTLKYFLRPLGRALGSSWLGRGLDAPGDLAGDAAALAGIAALAGEAARGLRA
- a CDS encoding MBL fold metallo-hydrolase, with translation MDIKTFPLGPLETNCYLATVGNVAVAVDVGGDPAPVAAFLTEKKLSLEAVLVTHLHCDHLYGVGELARAFAVPVLAGAADAFLLDTELGRGGFMGLPRVPAFAWEPIAPGEATYLGQPCRVLATPGHSPGSLSYYFPQAGLVFVGDLLFYRSIGRTDFDGGDYDTLLRSVREAVFALPPDTVVYSGHGPATTVGDERRHNPFFSEFAR